Proteins found in one Pseudomonas mosselii genomic segment:
- a CDS encoding TetR/AcrR family transcriptional regulator, with protein sequence MANHKIEIRRRNVEKILQAAEQVFADKGYGATSMGDIAELAQLPRSNLHYYFSTKDELYRAVLQDLLDVWKQDALCFERFDDPRVVLTSYIRAKMGHSRSRPLGSKIWAEEMLHGAPLLGASLDEILVPWAQLKQAKIRSWVEERRILPVEPSALLYMIWATTQHYADFGYQVNLLNGGESLSDVAFEQAVQTVTGVILRGIGLEP encoded by the coding sequence ATGGCCAACCACAAGATCGAGATCCGCCGGCGCAACGTCGAGAAGATCCTGCAAGCCGCCGAGCAGGTGTTCGCCGACAAGGGCTACGGCGCCACCTCCATGGGCGATATCGCCGAGCTGGCGCAACTGCCGCGCTCCAACCTGCACTACTACTTCAGCACCAAGGACGAGCTGTACCGCGCCGTGCTGCAGGACCTGCTGGATGTGTGGAAGCAGGACGCCCTGTGCTTCGAGCGCTTTGACGACCCCAGGGTGGTGCTGACCAGCTACATCCGCGCCAAGATGGGCCACTCGCGCTCAAGGCCGCTGGGCTCGAAGATCTGGGCCGAGGAGATGCTCCACGGCGCCCCGCTGCTCGGCGCCAGCCTGGACGAAATCCTGGTGCCCTGGGCGCAGCTCAAGCAAGCGAAGATCCGCAGTTGGGTCGAGGAACGCCGCATCCTGCCGGTGGAGCCGTCTGCGCTGCTGTACATGATCTGGGCCACGACCCAGCACTACGCCGACTTCGGCTACCAGGTCAACCTGCTCAATGGCGGCGAGTCGCTGTCCGACGTGGCGTTCGAGCAAGCGGTGCAGACCGTCACCGGCGTCATCCTGCGCGGTATCGGCCTGGAGCCATGA
- a CDS encoding alpha/beta hydrolase: protein MRGHADALQGVILPGCGHFVVEEGPVSFNEHLLALLEEVEVNR, encoded by the coding sequence ATGCGGGGGCACGCCGACGCGTTGCAGGGCGTAATCCTGCCGGGTTGCGGGCATTTCGTGGTGGAGGAAGGGCCGGTGTCGTTCAACGAGCACCTGCTGGCGCTCCTGGAGGAGGTCGAGGTCAACCGCTGA
- a CDS encoding YoaK family protein, which produces MLPTAPSLHSARRVRLQALRGRVGLGLVAGLSVLAGMTDAIGLLALGDFVSFMSGNTTRLAVAISQADLALILRLALAILGFVLGNTLGVLLARRLNRRAAPLLLIVATLLAFAAAWPASITFPALIAATLAMGMLNAVVEQVNGLPIGLTYVTGALSRFGRGLGRWLLGERRDGWRVQLVPWSGMLLGAALGAWLQQRLGLQALAASCALACLLALVTVFIPRAWQLGYMPR; this is translated from the coding sequence ATGCTGCCCACCGCCCCCTCCCTGCACAGTGCACGCCGCGTCCGCCTGCAGGCCTTGCGCGGGCGGGTCGGCCTGGGGCTGGTGGCCGGGCTTTCGGTGCTGGCCGGCATGACCGATGCCATCGGCCTGCTGGCGTTGGGCGACTTCGTCTCGTTCATGAGCGGCAACACCACGCGCCTGGCGGTGGCCATCAGCCAGGCGGACCTGGCGCTGATCCTGCGTCTGGCCTTGGCGATCCTCGGTTTCGTGCTGGGCAATACCCTGGGTGTCCTGCTGGCCCGGCGCCTAAACCGGCGCGCCGCGCCCTTGCTGCTGATCGTCGCCACCCTGTTGGCCTTCGCCGCGGCCTGGCCGGCGTCGATCACCTTCCCCGCGCTGATCGCAGCCACCCTGGCCATGGGCATGCTCAATGCCGTGGTCGAACAGGTGAACGGCCTGCCGATCGGCCTGACCTACGTCACCGGCGCGTTGTCGCGCTTCGGCCGTGGCCTGGGACGTTGGCTGCTGGGTGAGCGGCGCGATGGCTGGCGAGTGCAACTGGTACCCTGGAGCGGCATGCTGCTGGGCGCCGCGCTCGGCGCCTGGCTGCAACAGCGGCTTGGCTTGCAGGCGTTGGCGGCCAGTTGCGCCCTGGCCTGCCTGCTGGCGCTGGTGACGGTGTTCATTCCACGGGCCTGGCAACTGGGCTACATGCCGCGCTGA
- a CDS encoding GNAT family N-acetyltransferase, which produces MLDIRRASRHDALETYTIRRQAILHQCAEAYGDTLAQAWADVPFTEGYAALVADHFHLACVDGTIAATGMLDLHSGELGALFVLPSFMGQGIARRMVEHLEGIARAEGLETVHLDATLNAAAFYRRCGYVGEAQSTYQSPFGLELSCIPMRKAMVRV; this is translated from the coding sequence ATGCTCGACATTCGCCGTGCCAGCCGCCACGACGCACTGGAAACCTACACCATCCGCCGCCAGGCAATCCTGCACCAGTGCGCCGAGGCTTACGGCGACACGCTGGCCCAGGCCTGGGCCGACGTACCGTTCACCGAGGGCTACGCAGCCCTGGTCGCCGACCATTTCCACCTTGCCTGCGTGGACGGCACGATCGCCGCCACCGGCATGCTCGACCTGCACAGCGGCGAACTGGGCGCACTGTTCGTACTGCCGTCGTTCATGGGCCAGGGCATCGCCCGCAGGATGGTCGAACACCTCGAAGGCATCGCCCGGGCCGAGGGCCTGGAAACGGTCCATCTGGATGCCACCCTCAACGCCGCCGCGTTCTATCGCCGCTGCGGCTACGTCGGCGAGGCACAATCGACCTACCAGTCGCCCTTTGGCCTCGAACTGTCCTGCATCCCCATGCGCAAGGCCATGGTCCGGGTATAA
- a CDS encoding alpha/beta fold hydrolase, translating into MDTPVVMLNGLIGCLDHPTFQPTLRPRKVFAPDLLGYGSLDDTPSTLVDIDAQVEHLRQILLARNLPYVHLLGHSVGGVVAMLFARRYPASVASVISVEGNFTLKDAFWSASVARMAPVEAEALLLGYRDDASTWLARSGIVANPGRLALADQWLAHQGAGTLQAMARSVVAVTGLPGYLVELRTLFATKPVHLVAGEHSRAGWDVPHWAEEQAASFTVLPRAGHLMMLEDPQGFANAIARLLD; encoded by the coding sequence ATGGATACGCCCGTGGTAATGCTCAATGGCCTGATCGGCTGCTTGGATCACCCGACGTTTCAGCCCACCCTGCGACCCAGGAAGGTGTTCGCCCCGGACCTGCTCGGCTATGGCAGCTTGGACGACACGCCATCGACGCTGGTCGACATCGACGCCCAGGTCGAGCACCTGCGGCAGATCCTGCTGGCGCGCAACTTGCCCTATGTGCACCTGCTCGGCCACTCCGTGGGTGGCGTGGTGGCGATGCTGTTCGCCCGGCGCTATCCAGCCAGCGTGGCGAGCGTGATCAGTGTCGAGGGCAACTTCACCTTGAAGGATGCATTCTGGTCGGCATCGGTGGCGCGCATGGCCCCAGTCGAGGCTGAGGCATTGCTGCTAGGTTATCGTGACGATGCCTCTACCTGGCTGGCCCGCTCCGGCATCGTGGCCAATCCTGGGCGCCTGGCCCTGGCGGACCAGTGGCTGGCCCACCAGGGCGCGGGTACGCTGCAGGCCATGGCGCGCTCGGTGGTCGCGGTGACCGGCTTACCAGGTTATCTGGTGGAGCTGCGCACGTTGTTCGCCACGAAACCGGTGCACCTGGTCGCCGGCGAACACTCACGGGCTGGCTGGGATGTACCGCACTGGGCCGAGGAGCAGGCGGCCAGTTTTACCGTGCTGCCGCGTGCGGGGCACCTGATGATGCTCGAAGACCCGCAAGGCTTCGCCAACGCCATCGCCCGCCTGCTCGACTGA
- a CDS encoding dihydrofolate reductase family protein, translating into MRKLIVAAFITLDGVMQAPGGPQEDTSGGFTHGGWIPPLADEAFGQAMQTLFSQPFELLLGRRTYDIFAGFWPEVGPEAPDRPLADLFNGVAKHVATHHPASIEWQNSHTLGADVTGAVRALKQQDGPALLTQGSGELVRQLLAAGLVDELRLLIHPLLLGRGKRLFGDDAQAAAFKLVESSSTPNGVLLAHYVRSGEVQTGSF; encoded by the coding sequence ATGCGCAAGCTCATCGTCGCCGCCTTCATCACCCTCGACGGCGTCATGCAGGCCCCCGGCGGTCCGCAGGAGGACACCAGCGGCGGCTTCACCCATGGCGGCTGGATCCCGCCGTTGGCCGACGAGGCCTTCGGCCAGGCCATGCAGACCCTGTTCAGCCAACCGTTCGAACTGCTGCTGGGGCGGCGCACCTACGACATCTTCGCCGGGTTCTGGCCAGAAGTCGGGCCCGAGGCGCCGGATCGTCCGTTGGCCGACCTGTTCAATGGCGTGGCCAAGCATGTCGCCACCCACCACCCCGCATCCATCGAGTGGCAAAACAGCCACACGTTGGGTGCCGATGTGACAGGCGCGGTGCGCGCGCTCAAGCAACAGGACGGCCCGGCGCTGCTGACCCAAGGCAGCGGTGAACTGGTACGCCAGCTGCTGGCGGCCGGGCTGGTGGACGAACTGCGCCTGTTGATCCATCCCCTGCTGCTGGGGCGCGGCAAGCGCCTGTTCGGTGACGATGCACAGGCTGCAGCCTTCAAGCTGGTGGAATCGAGCAGCACCCCCAACGGGGTACTGCTGGCGCATTACGTGCGCAGCGGCGAGGTACAGACAGGATCGTTCTGA
- the nhaB gene encoding sodium/proton antiporter NhaB: MSRSLTGTLAHGFLGQSPRWYKAIICLFLVLNPLLLATLGPVVTGWVLVIQFIFTLGMALKCYPLMPGGLLLVEALLLRMTTPEALYEELQHNFPVILLLMFMVAGIHFMKELLLYLFSRILLGVRSKAILSLLFCVLSAFLSAFLDALTVTAVIISAAVGFYAVYHRVASGTNPREESALDSDHQVEQLHRDDLDQFRAFLRSLLMHGAVGTALGGVCTLVGEPQNLLIGHEMGWHFADFFLKVAPVSMPVLAAGLATCVLLEKLRLFGYGTLMPERVRQVLAAYAAEDDAARTPAQRIALVVQGLAALILIVCLGLHIAEVGLIGLMVIVLITAFTGITDEHRLGRAFQDAMPFTALLVVFFAVVAVIHQQQLFSPLIAWVLALPSEQQPGMLYLANGLLSAISDNVFVATIYITEVKQAFVNGAMSREHFETLAVAINTGTNLPSVATPNGQAAFLFLLTSAIAPLVRLSYGRMVWMALPYTVVMGGLGWWAVTYWL; this comes from the coding sequence ATGTCCCGTTCCCTGACCGGCACCCTCGCCCATGGTTTCCTGGGCCAGTCGCCGCGTTGGTACAAGGCCATCATCTGCCTGTTCCTGGTGCTCAACCCGTTGCTGCTGGCGACCCTTGGCCCGGTGGTTACCGGCTGGGTGCTGGTGATCCAGTTCATCTTCACCCTGGGGATGGCGCTCAAGTGCTACCCGCTAATGCCCGGCGGCCTGCTGCTGGTCGAGGCGCTGCTGCTGCGCATGACCACGCCCGAGGCCCTGTACGAAGAGCTGCAGCACAACTTCCCGGTAATCCTGCTGCTGATGTTCATGGTCGCCGGCATTCACTTCATGAAGGAGCTGCTGCTGTATCTGTTCTCGCGGATCCTGCTGGGAGTGCGTTCCAAGGCGATACTGAGCCTGCTGTTCTGCGTGCTCTCGGCGTTTCTCTCGGCGTTCCTCGACGCCCTGACCGTGACCGCGGTGATCATCAGCGCCGCGGTGGGATTCTATGCGGTGTACCACCGGGTCGCCTCGGGCACCAACCCACGGGAGGAGTCGGCGCTGGACAGCGACCACCAGGTCGAACAACTGCACCGCGACGACCTCGACCAGTTCCGCGCCTTCCTGCGCAGCCTGCTGATGCACGGCGCGGTGGGCACGGCGCTGGGTGGCGTGTGCACCCTGGTAGGCGAGCCGCAGAACCTGCTGATCGGCCATGAAATGGGTTGGCACTTCGCCGACTTCTTTCTCAAGGTCGCGCCGGTGTCGATGCCGGTACTGGCGGCAGGCCTGGCGACCTGCGTGCTGCTGGAGAAGCTGCGCCTGTTCGGCTACGGCACGCTGATGCCCGAGCGTGTGCGCCAGGTACTGGCCGCCTACGCCGCCGAGGACGACGCCGCGCGCACTCCGGCCCAGCGCATCGCCCTGGTGGTGCAAGGCTTGGCCGCGTTGATCCTGATCGTCTGCCTGGGCCTGCACATCGCCGAGGTCGGCTTGATCGGCCTGATGGTCATCGTGCTGATCACCGCCTTCACCGGCATCACCGACGAGCACCGCCTGGGCCGCGCGTTCCAGGACGCCATGCCGTTCACCGCGCTGCTGGTGGTGTTCTTCGCCGTGGTCGCGGTGATCCACCAGCAGCAACTGTTCAGCCCACTGATCGCCTGGGTGCTGGCCCTGCCCAGCGAGCAGCAGCCAGGCATGCTGTACCTGGCCAACGGCCTGCTGTCGGCGATCAGCGACAACGTGTTCGTCGCCACCATCTACATCACCGAGGTCAAGCAGGCGTTCGTCAATGGCGCAATGAGCCGCGAGCACTTCGAAACCCTGGCGGTGGCGATCAACACCGGCACCAACCTGCCCAGCGTGGCCACGCCCAATGGCCAGGCGGCATTCCTGTTCTTGCTGACCTCGGCGATCGCGCCGCTGGTTCGACTGTCCTATGGACGCATGGTGTGGATGGCCTTGCCCTACACCGTGGTCATGGGTGGCCTGGGCTGGTGGGCGGTGACCTACTGGCTGTAG
- a CDS encoding crotonase/enoyl-CoA hydratase family protein — MTEYTAFKVELTDNIAHVQINRPDKINAMNAAFWEELVEIFQWIDDTDAVRVVVISGAGKHFSSGIDLTMLATLAQQLGKDVGRNARVMRRTILRLQGSFNAVDNCRKPVLAAIQGYCIGGAIDMVSACDMRYCAADAQFSIKEIDMGMAADVGTLQRLPRIIGDGIMRELAYTGRRVDAQEALRIGLVNRVYDDQAALLDGVFAIAREIAAKSPIAVAGTKEMISYMRDHRIDDGLEYIATWNAAMLQSEDLRVAMAAHMSKQQPTFAD; from the coding sequence GTGACCGAATACACCGCGTTCAAGGTCGAACTGACTGACAACATCGCCCACGTGCAGATCAACCGCCCGGACAAGATCAACGCGATGAACGCCGCCTTCTGGGAAGAACTGGTCGAGATCTTCCAATGGATCGACGACACCGACGCGGTGCGCGTGGTGGTCATCAGCGGCGCTGGCAAGCACTTCTCCTCCGGTATCGACCTGACGATGCTGGCCACCCTGGCGCAGCAACTGGGCAAGGACGTCGGCCGCAACGCCCGGGTGATGCGCCGCACCATCCTGCGCCTGCAAGGCTCGTTCAACGCCGTGGACAACTGCCGCAAGCCGGTGCTGGCGGCGATCCAGGGCTACTGCATCGGTGGCGCCATCGATATGGTTTCGGCCTGCGACATGCGCTACTGCGCCGCTGACGCGCAGTTCTCGATCAAGGAGATCGACATGGGCATGGCCGCCGATGTCGGCACCTTGCAACGTTTGCCGCGTATCATCGGCGACGGCATCATGCGCGAGCTGGCCTACACCGGCCGCCGGGTCGACGCCCAGGAGGCGCTGCGCATCGGCCTGGTCAACCGCGTCTATGATGACCAGGCGGCGCTGCTCGACGGGGTCTTTGCCATCGCCCGCGAGATTGCCGCAAAATCGCCGATCGCCGTGGCCGGCACCAAGGAGATGATCAGCTACATGCGTGACCATCGCATCGACGATGGCCTGGAGTACATCGCCACCTGGAACGCCGCCATGCTGCAGTCCGAAGACCTGCGTGTGGCCATGGCCGCGCACATGAGCAAACAGCAACCGACGTTCGCCGACTGA
- the nudC gene encoding NAD(+) diphosphatase, protein MSARWTTAVLDPQITGGLAVARSPEGFLVDANGALFPRDWLKRQDLDVLCEHGIGHFDGQPVFLLELRGAGEVPGCHWQGLRRFMLEGDFDTYKVLGYAAQIGTWAREHRFCGSCGQAMTQIRWERAMYCQPCDLRSYPRISPSMIVLITRGDEVLLARSPRFVTGVYSTLAGFAEPGESAEDCLVREVREEVAVEVKNIQYVGSQCWPFPHSMMLGFHAEYAGGEIVMQADEIEDARWFNVHELPPLPAGRSIARYLIDLYVARRLGLPEPVLPA, encoded by the coding sequence ATGTCAGCACGCTGGACAACCGCAGTACTCGACCCGCAGATCACCGGGGGGCTGGCCGTCGCCCGCAGCCCGGAAGGGTTCCTGGTGGACGCCAACGGCGCGCTGTTCCCCCGCGACTGGCTCAAGCGCCAGGACCTGGACGTGCTGTGCGAGCATGGTATCGGCCATTTCGATGGCCAGCCGGTGTTCCTGTTGGAACTGCGCGGGGCCGGTGAGGTGCCGGGTTGCCACTGGCAGGGGCTACGCCGGTTCATGCTCGAGGGCGACTTCGATACCTACAAGGTGCTCGGTTACGCCGCGCAGATCGGTACCTGGGCTCGCGAGCACCGTTTCTGCGGCAGTTGCGGGCAGGCCATGACGCAGATTCGCTGGGAGCGGGCGATGTATTGCCAGCCCTGCGACTTGCGCAGCTATCCGCGGATTTCACCGAGCATGATCGTGCTGATTACTCGCGGGGACGAGGTGCTTCTGGCCCGTTCGCCGCGCTTCGTCACCGGGGTCTACAGCACCCTGGCGGGGTTCGCGGAGCCTGGGGAGTCGGCCGAGGACTGCCTGGTGCGCGAGGTACGCGAGGAGGTGGCGGTGGAGGTGAAAAACATCCAGTACGTTGGCAGCCAGTGCTGGCCGTTTCCGCATTCGATGATGCTGGGGTTTCATGCCGAGTATGCTGGGGGGGAGATTGTCATGCAGGCGGATGAGATCGAGGATGCGCGGTGGTTCAATGTGCATGAGTTGCCGCCTTTGCCGGCGGGGCGGTCGATTGCTCGGTATCTGATAGATCTGTATGTTGCTCGGCGGTTGGGGTTGCCTGAGCCGGTTTTGCCTGCCTGA
- a CDS encoding TSUP family transporter, translated as MPFELTVEPLTLLILALVAFVAGFIDAIAGGGGLLTTPALLTAGMPPHLVLGTNKLSSTFGAATASITYYRRKLFHPAQWRLAIVGTLAGALIGAVVAHYMPAEWLNKMLPVVVFACGVYLLFGGTPKAPLDAEAPIRKKWQFPQGFTLGFYDGVAGPGTGAFWTVSTLLLYPIDLVRASGVARSMNFVSNIAALTVFIISGQVDYIVGLCMGVSVMIGAFFGARTAISGGSRFIRPVFIAVVLALTVRLAWQHWFG; from the coding sequence ATGCCCTTCGAACTCACCGTAGAACCGCTCACCCTGCTGATCCTCGCCCTGGTCGCCTTCGTCGCCGGCTTCATCGACGCCATTGCCGGCGGCGGCGGGCTGCTGACGACCCCGGCGCTGCTCACTGCCGGCATGCCGCCGCACCTGGTGCTGGGCACCAACAAGCTCAGCTCGACCTTCGGCGCTGCCACCGCCAGCATCACCTACTACCGGCGCAAGCTGTTCCACCCGGCGCAGTGGCGCCTGGCGATCGTCGGCACCCTGGCAGGCGCGCTGATCGGCGCGGTGGTGGCCCACTACATGCCTGCCGAATGGTTGAACAAGATGCTGCCGGTGGTCGTCTTTGCCTGTGGCGTCTACCTGCTGTTCGGCGGCACGCCCAAGGCGCCTCTGGACGCCGAGGCGCCGATCAGGAAGAAGTGGCAGTTCCCGCAAGGTTTCACCCTGGGCTTCTATGACGGCGTCGCCGGGCCCGGCACCGGTGCCTTCTGGACCGTTAGCACGTTGCTGCTCTATCCCATCGACCTGGTTCGCGCCAGTGGCGTGGCGCGTAGCATGAACTTCGTCAGCAACATCGCGGCGCTGACGGTGTTCATCATTTCCGGACAGGTGGATTACATCGTTGGCCTGTGCATGGGGGTGTCGGTGATGATCGGGGCGTTCTTCGGGGCGCGTACTGCGATCAGTGGGGGGAGCAGGTTTATTCGGCCGGTGTTTATTGCCGTGGTGTTGGCGTTGACTGTGCGGTTGGCTTGGCAGCATTGGTTTGGGTAG
- a CDS encoding glutamine synthetase family protein, with protein sequence MTSTTGFPDLLSEVRAFRTRHPEVRYVDLISLDIPGHFYGKRYPIDMLEKVAAGSPLKLPQNCVLLGVQGGLFPIGDYCFNDGDPDAPRRLVPDTLKPVNWEREPLGQMLITSDGTAAPIEFEPREVLARVLRRLERRGIRPVVAFELEFYLFDRALKDGLPQFPRDPASGDADDQPNMHIERLSRFSDVLREMVETANAQGVDANVITAELGPGQFEINFAHCDDGLRAADWAALFCRSTRGVALKHGLRASFMSKPYLHAPGSGMHVHVSLYDAAGNNLLAADAQRPLRHAVAGCLALLPHCMPVFAANHNAFRRYGAMVNAASRASWGFEDRDACIRIPESDPRNLRIEHRLAGADANPYLVLAAILCGMEHGLDAAQEPIAPLNEDRGSGIDFPKDMLGAVAAMRGHPAVNEGLGAEFVMVYCENKRQDHLAFLQEVSAREYRWFL encoded by the coding sequence ATGACAAGTACAACAGGCTTCCCCGATCTGCTCAGCGAAGTACGCGCCTTCCGTACACGACACCCCGAGGTGCGCTACGTCGACCTGATCAGCCTGGACATCCCCGGGCACTTCTACGGCAAGCGTTACCCGATCGACATGCTGGAAAAGGTGGCCGCCGGCAGCCCGCTCAAGCTGCCGCAGAACTGCGTGCTGCTTGGCGTGCAGGGCGGGCTGTTCCCCATCGGCGACTACTGCTTCAACGACGGTGACCCGGACGCCCCGCGCCGCCTGGTGCCTGATACGCTGAAGCCGGTTAATTGGGAGCGCGAGCCGCTGGGACAGATGCTGATCACTTCGGACGGCACCGCGGCGCCCATCGAGTTCGAGCCCCGCGAGGTGCTGGCCCGCGTCCTGCGGCGCCTCGAACGCCGGGGCATCCGCCCGGTGGTGGCGTTCGAACTGGAGTTCTACCTGTTCGACCGGGCGCTGAAGGACGGTCTGCCGCAGTTCCCCCGCGATCCGGCCAGTGGCGATGCCGACGACCAGCCGAACATGCATATCGAGCGTCTTTCGCGGTTTTCCGATGTGTTACGCGAGATGGTCGAGACCGCCAATGCCCAGGGCGTGGACGCCAATGTCATCACCGCCGAGCTGGGCCCTGGCCAGTTCGAGATCAATTTCGCTCACTGCGACGACGGTCTGCGCGCCGCCGACTGGGCGGCGCTGTTCTGTCGCAGCACCCGTGGCGTGGCGCTCAAGCATGGGCTGCGTGCGTCGTTCATGAGCAAGCCCTACCTACACGCGCCGGGCAGCGGCATGCATGTGCATGTCAGCCTCTACGACGCGGCCGGCAACAACCTGCTCGCCGCCGACGCCCAGCGCCCGCTGCGCCACGCCGTGGCCGGCTGCCTGGCGCTGCTGCCGCACTGTATGCCGGTGTTCGCGGCCAACCACAACGCGTTTCGTCGCTATGGCGCCATGGTCAACGCCGCCAGCCGTGCAAGCTGGGGCTTCGAGGACCGCGACGCCTGCATTCGTATCCCCGAATCGGATCCGCGCAACCTGCGGATCGAACACCGGCTGGCCGGGGCGGATGCCAATCCATATCTGGTGCTGGCGGCGATACTCTGCGGCATGGAGCATGGGCTGGATGCCGCGCAGGAGCCGATCGCGCCGCTGAACGAAGATCGAGGCAGCGGGATCGATTTCCCCAAGGACATGCTCGGCGCGGTGGCGGCCATGCGCGGACACCCGGCAGTCAACGAAGGGCTGGGCGCAGAGTTCGTGATGGTCTATTGCGAGAACAAGCGCCAGGACCATCTGGCGTTTCTGCAGGAGGTCAGTGCGCGGGAGTATCGCTGGTTCCTGTAG
- a CDS encoding helix-turn-helix domain-containing protein codes for MSEPIDDNQGLARLVRDLRKHRGLTLDELAGRVKRSLGFLSQVERGLSRPTVADLTAISEALQVPTTYFYQAVPPRALDWVTRPGERRTLYYAAGVTDVLVSPTLTGRFAMLESHLAPGASSGEGHLDDSSEQGGFVLEGELTLWLEGQEDAVTLYPNDSFQLPPHSQFRYANLTTRTTRVLWVFR; via the coding sequence ATGTCTGAACCGATCGACGACAACCAAGGCCTGGCGCGACTGGTGCGCGACCTGCGCAAGCACCGTGGGCTGACCCTTGACGAGCTGGCCGGCCGGGTCAAGCGCTCGCTGGGCTTTCTCTCCCAGGTCGAGCGCGGCCTCTCACGCCCCACGGTGGCCGACCTCACCGCCATCAGCGAGGCGCTGCAGGTCCCCACCACCTACTTCTACCAGGCCGTGCCGCCCCGGGCGCTCGACTGGGTCACCCGTCCCGGCGAGCGACGTACCCTGTACTACGCCGCCGGGGTCACCGATGTGCTGGTATCACCGACCCTCACCGGCCGCTTCGCCATGCTCGAAAGCCATCTGGCGCCCGGCGCCAGCAGTGGCGAAGGGCATCTGGATGACAGCTCGGAACAGGGTGGTTTCGTACTCGAGGGCGAACTGACCCTGTGGCTCGAAGGCCAGGAAGATGCCGTCACCCTGTACCCCAACGACAGCTTCCAGCTGCCGCCCCACAGCCAGTTCCGCTACGCCAATCTGACCACCCGAACGACCCGGGTTCTCTGGGTCTTCCGTTGA
- a CDS encoding NAD(P)/FAD-dependent oxidoreductase, producing the protein MFKQSAQHVASYYARTYPATIPLRPTLQGTHDTDILIVGAGFSGLHTALRLTLAGQRVTLLEASRVAWAASGRNGGQALLGWSCDMPPLERALGLERSRRLWDSMCWAARELRELPQRHGFDVDNRLGSLWTAVLPRRVKLLEEARREAQEKFDYDCLRLIGREELPEWIDSTRYQAALYDPNGAHLNPLKLAQGLAGVIEANGGQIYEQSQVLDYHEHADGFVVRTDQGEVRSRVLVLACNAYIDRLDRALSRRLLPVGSYQVATAPLDAEFAASLLPRNSCVIDNQFVPDYFRLTPDHRLLFGGGCTYLGGIPKDVASATRPYLERVFPQLRGVAIEHAWGGHIDCSIQRAPDIGRQGQRYWLQGFSGHGVLPTLAGARAVSDAILGDDDLLALYQSIDNGRFPGGDLLAAPLEAAAKAWYRMRDHV; encoded by the coding sequence ATGTTCAAGCAATCCGCCCAGCACGTCGCCAGCTATTACGCCCGCACCTACCCCGCCACCATCCCCCTGCGCCCTACCCTGCAGGGCACCCACGACACCGACATCCTGATCGTCGGTGCCGGCTTCAGCGGCCTGCACACGGCCCTGCGCCTGACACTGGCCGGCCAGCGCGTGACCCTGCTGGAAGCCAGCCGGGTGGCCTGGGCCGCGTCGGGCCGCAACGGTGGCCAGGCCTTGCTGGGCTGGTCGTGCGACATGCCCCCGCTGGAGCGAGCCCTAGGCCTGGAACGCAGCCGACGCCTGTGGGACAGCATGTGCTGGGCCGCCCGCGAGCTGCGTGAACTGCCCCAGCGCCATGGCTTTGACGTCGACAATCGCCTGGGCAGCCTGTGGACCGCCGTACTGCCACGTCGGGTAAAACTGCTGGAGGAGGCCCGACGTGAAGCACAGGAGAAGTTCGACTACGACTGCCTGCGCCTGATCGGCCGCGAGGAATTGCCCGAGTGGATCGACAGCACCCGTTATCAGGCCGCGCTGTACGACCCCAATGGCGCCCACCTCAACCCACTGAAACTGGCCCAGGGCCTGGCCGGTGTGATCGAGGCGAACGGCGGGCAGATCTACGAGCAGAGCCAGGTACTCGACTACCACGAACACGCCGATGGCTTCGTCGTCCGCACCGATCAGGGCGAGGTGCGCAGTCGCGTACTGGTGCTGGCCTGCAACGCCTATATCGACCGGCTCGACCGTGCCCTGTCACGGCGCCTGTTGCCGGTGGGCTCCTACCAGGTGGCCACGGCGCCGCTGGACGCCGAGTTCGCCGCCTCGCTGCTGCCACGCAACAGCTGCGTGATCGACAACCAGTTCGTTCCCGACTACTTCCGCCTGACACCCGACCATCGCCTGCTTTTCGGGGGCGGCTGCACCTACCTGGGCGGCATCCCCAAGGACGTCGCCAGCGCCACACGGCCCTACCTGGAACGGGTGTTCCCGCAGTTGCGTGGGGTGGCCATCGAACATGCCTGGGGCGGCCATATCGACTGCAGCATCCAGCGCGCCCCGGATATCGGCCGTCAGGGCCAACGCTACTGGCTGCAAGGATTCTCCGGGCACGGGGTGCTGCCAACCCTGGCCGGCGCACGCGCCGTCAGTGACGCGATTCTAGGTGACGACGATCTGCTCGCGCTTTACCAGAGTATCGACAATGGCCGCTTCCCTGGCGGCGACCTGCTGGCCGCGCCCCTGGAAGCAGCCGCCAAAGCCTGGTACAGGATGCGCGACCATGTCTGA